The Sulfurospirillum sp. UCH001 genome segment GATGAAACAAGAAGCGCAAGGGAGTCTTAAAAAATGGTACAACCGTTTTAATTCACGTCAAATGATCAGCGCTTTAAAGGATAACGCATAAAAAAGGCGCTTCTTTTTTTAGCCTTTGGGCTTTTAATGTTTATTTTTTATCAAAATGGCGTACTCTCTTACGCACAAGTTGAAGCGATTAAAACCTTTGTGCTTGGCTTTGGCATCTATGCACCGCTTATTTTCATTCTGCTTTTTACATTAGCACCCCTTATCTTTTTTCCTGATGGCATTTTAGCCCTTGCAGGTGGGCTGATCTTCGGTTTTGCATGGGGGAGCCTTTACATCGTTTTGGGAGCTCTTTGTGGAGGGACACTCTCATTTTTTCTTGCACGACTTTATGGCAAAGCTATGCGTGAAAAATTAGCGCATGAGAAGCTGATGAACTTCCAAAAAAGCGTTAAAAAGCATGGGTTTATGATGATCTTACTGTTGCGTTTAGTGCCGCTTGTTCCCTTTAATATCATCAGTTATAGCGCTGGGTTTTCCACGATTCGCTACGTGGATTTTTTCTTCGCAACACTTTTGGGAATGTTGCCAGGTGTTTTGGTGTATGCGAACATTGGGGCTCAATCGTTGGCATTTGGAAGTCATGAGTTTTACATCTCCATTAGTTTATTGGTCGCATTAGTTGTTGTTTCAATGATTTTAAAACATCGTGTTAAAAAGAGGTTAGAGGCATATGAAAAATAATTGGCAGAGAATAGTGTTTGAGGGATCACCTATTTACGTGCATCGTCACAGTGCAGACTGGTTTGTTCCTAACGAGAGCGCAGATAGAGTGTTGCAAAATGAAGAAAATAGCTTTTCGTATCAACAGTTGCAACACCGTATCTCTGCTCCCAACCCTTTGGTATATATGCCAAAACAAACCTCAAAAACAACGCTTCAAGAGTTTTGGATACACCTGACCAATCGTTGTAATCTTTCGTGTTCTCACTGTCTGTTTAGCTCTGCCCCTAGTGAAAAAGATACACTCAGTCTTGAGAACATAACATGTCATGTCAAAGAGGCGTATGCCCTTAGCTGTAGATTGTTTGTCATTAGTGGTGGAGAACCGTTAGTCCATCCTGAACTGCTTTCTTTGGTCGAAATGATTTTAGCATTGAATGATACGGAAGTAGTCATCTTAACCAATGGCATGTTGCTTGAAAACGTTTTTACAGACAAAGCATTTCCAAAATCGAGACTGCATTTTCAAATTAGCCTTGATGGGCTTCCACAAGAACATGATGCCATTCGTGGGCGCGGAAGTTTTGCAAAGTTAGATAAAAACATCGTTTGGCTTCAAAAAATGGGTTATTCGTTTTCACTTTCACTCTGTCTTCATCCGCTTAATATTCAAAGCTTAGAAGAGATGGTAACACTGGCACATACGCTCAAAGCGGGACATCTGCACTTCCTATGGTATTTTTCACGAGGACGAGGCGTTAATGAGGGATTAATTGCAGAAAATACGCTTTTTAATACACTTATCAACGCCTATGAGAAAGCCCAAAACTTAGGGCTTGTCATCGACAATTTTGAAGCACTCAAAACTCAAATCTTTGCACCCAAAGGCACGGTACACGATGGCTCAAGCTCTGGGCGTAGTTCTATCGCTTTGGGATATGATGGGCATTTTTATCCGAGTGCGGCTATGGTAGGGGAGAGCGCACTTTTGATGGAAGGAGAGAGCATCGCTCAAGCACTACAGAGTAAGGTAGCTAAAGCCATTGCTTCACAGTCCATTACAACGCTTACGTCACCGCTTCGTTTTTTACTCGGAGGTGGCGACTTAGACCACAGTTTTGCTCATGCTAAAACGTTTATGGGCGATGATCCGTATGAACCACTTTTAGAAAAACTTGCTTTATGGCTGATAACGAGAGAAGCAAAGCGTTATGATAGACTTAAAAAGCCAGCTTTATGCCTAGAGATGGGCGATATACTTTATAGTTGTGGGGCAAACGAAGGTGTAGCACATACACATGCCAACTGTCTGTTTGCCACAGGTGAGAGTGAGTCATTGCGACTGGTCAAGTCCT includes the following:
- a CDS encoding TVP38/TMEM64 family protein, with amino-acid sequence MFIFYQNGVLSYAQVEAIKTFVLGFGIYAPLIFILLFTLAPLIFFPDGILALAGGLIFGFAWGSLYIVLGALCGGTLSFFLARLYGKAMREKLAHEKLMNFQKSVKKHGFMMILLLRLVPLVPFNIISYSAGFSTIRYVDFFFATLLGMLPGVLVYANIGAQSLAFGSHEFYISISLLVALVVVSMILKHRVKKRLEAYEK